Below is a genomic region from Zeimonas sediminis.
CGTTCAGGCGCTGAAGGTTCGTTCTTGAGAAGGGCGTGTACGGGGCCCGCTCACGACTTGGCCAGGATGCTCATCACGGCCATCCGCACCGCGATGCCGAAGGTGACCTGGTCGAGGATCACCGCCTGCGGGCCGTCGGCCACCGCCGAGTCGATCTCCACGCCGCGATTCATCGGCCCCGGGTGCATGACGATCGCGTCGGGCTTCGCCAGCGCGAGCTTCTCCTCGGTGAGGCCGTAGTGCTTGAAGTACTCCTGGGCCGAGGGCAGCAGCGCGCCGCGCATCCGCTCGTTCTGCAGGCGCAGCATGATGACCACGTCGACGTCGCGCAGGCCCTCGCGCATGTCGGTGAACACGCGCACGCCCATCTGCTCGAGACCGCCCGGCAGCAGCGTGTGCGGGCCGATCACCCGAAGCTCGGGCACGCCCAGCGTGGTCAGCGCGTGAATGTCCGACCGGGCCACCCGCGAGTGCAGCACGTCGCCGACGATCGCCACCCGCAGCTTCGTGAAGTCCTGCTTGAAGTGGCGGATCGTGTACATGTCGAGCAGCCCCTGCGTGGGGTGCGCGTGCCTGCCGTCGCCGGCGTTGATCACGTGCACGTCGGAGCCGCGCGTGCGGTTCACGTGCTCGGCGATCAGGAAGGGCGCGCCGCTCTGGGCATGGCGCACCACGAACATGTCGGCGTGCATCGCCACCAGGTTGTCGATCGTGTCGAGCAGCGACTCGCCCTTGCTGGTCGACGAGGTGGTGATGTTCAGGTTCACCACGTCGGCCGACAGCCGCTTGGCGGCGATCTCGAAGGTGGTGCGGGTGCGGGTCGAGCTCTCGAAGAACAGGTTGAAGACCGACACGCCGCGCAGCAGCGGCACCTTCTTCACGTCGCGATCCGACACGCCGACGAAGGTCGCCGCCGTGTCGAGGATGTAATGGATCATCTCGCGGGACAGCCCCTCGATCGTGAGGAGGTGCCGCAGCTCGCCGTGCTCGTTCAGTTGCGGGTGACGCGCCGCCATCGGTCAGCCCTCGCCTTCTTCGATTCTCAGGTCGAAGCGCCCGTCTTCGCCTCGCGACAGCACGAAATTGCGCTCGGCCGGCAGCGGATGCACCGCGCCGCAGTAGCTCGCCGCGACCGGCAGCTCGCGCCCGCCGCGGTCGAGCAGCACCGCCAGCTCTACGCGGGCCGGGCGGCCGTAGTCGAAGATCTCGTTCAGCGACGCCCGCACGGTGCGGCCGGTGAACAGGATGTCGTCGACCAGCACGATGTCGGCGCCGTTCACGTCGAAGGGCAGTTCGGTGGCCTTCATCTCGGCCGGCAGGCCTCGCCGGCCGTAGTCGTCGCGGTGGAAGGCGCTGGACAGGAAGCCGCAGGGCCTTTCCAGGCCGAGGTCGCGGTGCAGACGTTCGGCGATCCAGGCGCCGCCGCTGTGCACGCCGACCAGCGCGACGTCGCGCCCGGCGATGCCGCTGCGCAGCGCGGTCAGCAGCGAGGCGTAGATCGCCTCGGCGTCTAGGGTTTTCATGGCGTTTCGGTCGAAGTCGGTCCGGCGCCCGGGATCAGCCGCCGGACAGGTATTGTCGCAGGATTGTGGCGGCGGCTTCCGCGTCGTTTCCGGGCTCGCCGGCGTCGCCGGCCACGCTCGAGTAGCGCTCGTCGACCATCGCCACCGGCAGCCCGAAGCGCCCGCCGAGCTGGCGGGCGAAGCGCTCGCACTTCGGCGTGGTGTCATTGGGATTGCCGTCGGCGTGCAGCGGGCGCCCGACCACCAGCGCCGCCGGCTGCCACTCGCGGATCAGCTCGCCGATCCGGGCGAAGCGCGCATCGACCGGCTCGGCCGCGACGATGCACAGCGGCCGTGCCGAGGCGGTCAGCGTATTGCCCACCGCCACGCCGATGCGGCGGGTGCCGAAGTCGAAGCCGAGCAGGACCGCGTCGCGCGGCAACACCGCGCGCGAGCTCTCAGGCATGTCCGGCGGAAGACGCCAGGAAGGTCGGGTCGATGCCCAGCAGCCGGAACGCGCCGAGGAAGCGCTCGTCGACCGGCGTGTCGAAGATCAGTTCGGCGGTGGCCGGCACGGTGAGCCAGGCGTTGCGGGCGATCTCGTCCTCGAGCTGGCCCGGGCCCCAGCCCGAGTAACCGAGCGTGACCAGCATGCCTTCCGGGCCGCTGCCCTCGGCGACCGCCTCGAGGACGTCCTTCGACGAGGTGAGGCCGATCTCGTCGGAGACCGTGACGGTGGAATTCCAGTGCCCGACCGGCCGGTGCAGCACGAAGCCGCGATCGCGCTGGACCGGACCGCCGTAGTAGACCGGCTCGCGCGCCTGCCCGGGCTCCGACAGGCTCAGGTCGATCCGCTCGAACAGCGTGCCGAGGTCGAGGTCGGTCGGCCGGTTGATCACCAGGCCGAGTGCGCCCTTGGGCCCGTGCTCGGCCAGGAACACGACGGCGCCGCCGAAGTTCGGATCGCCCATGTCGGGCATGGCGATCAGGAAGTGGTTGGCGAGGCTGGAAGCGGACTCGGGAAGCATGGCTTCATTGTAAAGGGGCCGCGAGCGCCGGCACAATCGGCCGCTGAATGCCCCCGAGGCGCGCTTCCGGACACCCCCGACACCCCATGACCACCCCACCTCCCGGTTCCGAGACGGCGCTCGTCTGGCTGCGCCGCGACCTTCGCCTGAGCGACCACGCCGCGCTGTCGGCGGCCCTCGACGATTTCTCGCGTGTCCACCTGGTCTTCATGTTCGACCGGGACATCCTCGACCCGCTGCCCGGACAGGAACAAGCGCTTCCGCCCGATGGTCCGTCGGCGACGCCTGCCGGCCCGGCGCAAGAGGGGGTCGCGCCGGCGAGCGCGCAGCCCGCCGGCGGCCACGGCGACCTGCGCCACGACCGCCGCGTCGAGTTCATCTGGCGCTCGATCGCCGAGATCGATGCGCGGCTGCGCGAGCTCGGCGGCGCGCTGCACGTGGTCCACGGCCGGCCGCGCCAGGCGATCCCCGCGCTCGCCGCGCGGCTGGAAGTGGCGGCGGTGTACGCGAACCACGACTACGAGCCGGCCGCGATCGCCCGCGACGAAGCGGTGCGCGCGGCACTGGCCGCGGACGGCCGGGAGTTCCGGACCTTCAAGGACCAGGCGGTCTTCGAACGCGACGAGGTGCTGACCGGCCAGGGCAAGCCGTTCTCGGTCTTCACGCCCTACCGCAACGCATGGATGAAGCGCTTGAGCGACATCGACCTTGCCGAGCGGCCGGTCGCCCTGGCGGCCCGGCTCGCGCCGGCCGCGCACGCGCCCTCGCTGCCCGCGCTGGAATCGCTCGGTTTCGCGGGGACCAACCTTCTCGCGCTCGGCATCGAGCCGGGCGAGGCCGGCGCCCGCCGCGCGCTGTCCGACTTCGCCGACCGGATCGGTCGCTACCGCGAGGCGCGCGACTTCCCCGCGGTGCGCGGCCCCTCGTACCTGTCGGTTCACCTGCGCTTCGGCACGCTGTCGATCCGCGCCGCCGCTCGGCTGGCGCTGCAGACGATGCGCGCCGATCCGGGCGCCGCCGAGGGCGCATCGACCTGGCTCAACGAGCTGATCTGGCGCGACTTCTACTTCCAGATCCTGCACCACCACCCGCACGTCGTGGATCGCGCGTTCCGGCCCGAGTACGACGCGATCCGCTGGGTCGACGGCGTCGCGGGCGACGCGCTGTTCGACGCCTGGCGCGAGGCGCGCACCGGCTATCCGATCGTCGACGCCGCGATCGCGCAGATTCGCCGAAGCGGCTACATGCACAACCGGCTGCGGATGATCGTGGCTTCCTTCCTGGTCAAGGACCTGGGCGTCGACTGGCGGCGCGGCGAGCGCTGGTTCGCCGACCAGCTCAACGACTACGACCTGGCCGCGAACAACGGCGGCTGGCAGTGGGCAGCCTCCACCGGCTGCGATGCGCAGCCGTACTTCAGGATCTTCAACCCGGTCACGCAGTCGCAGAAGTTCGACCCGCAAGGGAAGTTCATCCGCCGCTACCTGCCCCAGCTGGCAAATCTCTCCGACAAGGCGATCCACGCGCCCTGGCTGGCGCCGGCGGCCGAGCTGGAAAGGGCGGGCGTGCGGCTCGGCGTCGACTACCCGTTGCCGATCGTCGACCACGCGGCGGCGCGGGAGGCGACGCTCGGGCGATTCGCGGCGGCGCGCGCGGCTTGAGGGCAGGCGCGAGGCCTCGGCGTTCTCGCGCCTGGATCTCCTGCCCGCCGGCCGGGCCAGGCCGGCTCAGCCGGCCCGGGCCGCGCGCCCCCGCGTGAACGCTGCGACGTGGCCGAGCAGCTCGTCGTCGCGATACGGCTTGCCGAGGTAGACGTCCACGCCGAGCGACATCGCGTAGTTGCGGTGCTTGTCGGCGGTGCGAGAAGTGATCATCACGATCGGGATGTCGCGATAGCGCTCGTCGCCGCGCAGGTTGCGGGTCAGGTCGAAGCCGTCCATCCGGGGCATCTCGATGTCGACCAGCATCACGTCGGGCCGGCGGTCCTGCAGCTGGCGCAGCGCGTCGACGCCGTCCTTGGCCAGCATCACGTCGTAGCCCTCGCGCACGAGCAGCCGCTGGGTCACCTTGCGCACCGTCAGCGAATCGTCGACCACCATCACGGTCGGCGGCACCTCTGCGAGCGACGCGCTCGTGCCGCCCGAGGCGCCGCGGTCCAGCCAGGCATCTCCCAGCACCGCCTGCGCGAGCCGCACCGCATTGAGGATCAGCACGATCTCGCCGTTGCCGAGCACCGTGGCTCCGCCGATGCCGCGCACCCGGGCCACTTGCGGGCCCACGTTCTTCACGACGACCTCCTGCGTGGGGCTCACCGTGTCGACGTGGAGCGCGAGACGCTGGTTGCCGGAGCGGATCACGACGACCGGCGACTGGTGCTGGGCCACCGGCTGCAGGTCGCGCGCGTCGACCAGCGTGCCCAGGTAGTGCATCGGCACCCGCGCGCCTTGCCAGTCGATGCTGCCCGAATCGTAGGCGTCGGCCAGCACCTGAGGCCTGAGCTGCAGCACCTGCTCGACGCTCGACGACGGGATCGCGTACTTCAGCGGCCCCACCGTGACCAGCACGACCTGCGCGATCGCCAGCGTGAGCGGCAGGTGGACGACGAAGCGCGTGCCGGCGCCCGGCGCCGACTCGATGTCGATCCGGCCGCCGAGCGACGCGACTTCGGTGCGCACCACGTCTAGCCCGACGCCGCGCCCGCTGATCTCGTCGACCGAACCGGCGGTGCTGAAACCGGGCAGGAAGATCAGCTCGCGGGCCTCGGCGTCGGAGACATCCCGGCCCTCGGCAAGCAGGCCGCTCGCCCTGGCCTTGGCGACGATGCGCGCCGTGTCCAGCCCCCCACCGTCGTCGGCGAACACCAGGACGACCTCGTTGCCTTCCTGGCGCACCTCGAGCCGGATCTCGCCGGCCTCGGCCTTGCCCGAGGCGACGCGCGCCGCCGGCTTCTCGATTCCGTGGGCCACGGCGTTGCGCAGCAGGTGCTCGATCGGCGCGGCCATTCGTTCGAGCACGCCGCGGTCGATCTCGACCGAGGCGCCGCGCAGGTCCATGCTGACCCGCTTGCCGAGCTCCTTCGCGGCCTGGCGGACGACCCGGTAGAGACGGTCGGAGATCGATCCGAACTGGACCATCCGCATCCGCATCAGGTTCTGCTGCAGTTCGCGCAGCACCTGGGCCTGCCGGTGCATGTCCTGGGTGGCGCCATCCAGGCTGCGCATCGCGTTCTGCTGCACGGTGGCCACGTCGTTGACCGACTCGGCCAGCATCCGCGTGAGCTCCTGGAAGCGCGTGAAGCGATCGAACTCGAGCGGGTCGAACTCGCTGTCCCTGTCGCGGCGCTGCGCGTTGCGGGCCTGGATCTGCGACTCGGCCTGGATCTCGATCTCGCGCAGCTGCCCGCGCAGCCGCCCGACGTTCTCGGTCAGGTCCTGCAGAGACTGTCGCAGTTGCGACAACTCGTTGTCGAGTCGCGAGCGCGCGATCGACACCTCGCCGGACTCGTTGACCAGGCGATCCAGCAGATCGGCGCGCACCCGCACCAGGCCGCTGGCCGGCGCCTGGGCGCCGGCCTGAGCAGCCTGTGCCGGCACGGCCGCAGGCGAGGCAAGCGCGGCCGGCGGCTCGGCTTCGGAAAACGGCGCCGCTTCGGGCAGTCGACTCCCGGTGGCGAGGTCGTCGCGCTGCGCGCCCTCCCCGGTTGCCGGAGCGGGCAAATCCTCGCCGGCAGACGAAGCCGGCGCCGCGGCCGGCGGCGCGGCGACACCGCGCTCGCGGATCGCCTCGAACATGCCGACCACCTCGTCGTGCTCGGCGACGAGCTCGTCGATCAGCGCGGTCGGCACCACGGTGAGGCCGCTGGCGGCTTCGACCCGCGTTTCCATCTCGTGCACGCGCTGGCCCAGCACCATCGCGCCGGCCATCCGGGCGCTGCCCTTGACCGTGTGCAGCTGGCGCATCAGCAGCTGCTGAAGCGCGCGATCGGCCGGCTGGGCCTGCCAGCGCCGCAGGTTCTCGCCGATCTGCGGCAGGATGTCGGTCGCTTCCTCGATGAACAGCGGCAACAGGTCGGCGTCGAGCTCGCCGGACTCGGCGGTCCCGGATCGCCGCTGGGCGCCGCGCGAGCTCTCCCAGCGCGCCGCGAGCTGATGCGCGAGCGCGAGCGCAGCCGGCTCGTCGCCGGGCATCGCGCCCGCCGCGAACCGGCGGAGCATCGCCTGCATCGCCTCGATCGCCTGCGCGTAATCGGCGATGTCTTCGGGACCGACCGCGCGACCGCTCGCGCGCTGGGCCAGCAGGAAGGCCTCGAGCCGGTCGGCCATCGCCTGCACCGGCCGCAGCGACACCACCGCAGCGCTGCCCTTCAGCGAATGCACGGCCCGCTGGGCCTCGTCGGTGGCCGCGCGCGCGGGCATCGCGGCCCAGGCGTCCGCGTCGGCCAGCAGCGTCGCGATCAGCGAGTCGGCCTCGTTGAGGAAGATCTCGTACAGCGCACGGCTCAGCACCAGCGCGCCGATCCGGACCTCGTCGGCCGCCTCGGACGGGGCGGCACTTTCGGCCGGCACCTCGACCGGGGCCACGCTCTCCGCCTGGAGATCCGGCGTGGCCGAAGCAGCAGTTGCGTCGCCCTCCTCGATTGCGACGAAATCCGCGGCCTCTACGACTTCGACGGCGTCGACGGCTTCCGGCACCTCGACGACCTCGACGGTTTCCGGCACCTCGACGACCTCGACGATTTCCGGTTCCTCGACGACCTCGTCGGCGTCGCGGACGTCGATGGGCTCACCGATGTCCAGGACCTCGACGAAATCGCTCGCGTCCTGCGATCCCCCTTCACCCTCGTCGGGGAGCACGGCGATCGCGGCCTCGATCTCGACTGTCTCGTCGAGTCCGAGCTCCGGGCGATCGGTGGCTGCATCGGGCGCGTTCGACTCGTCGGCAGCAGCGATGGCCAAGCCGGTGCCCGCGGCGACCAGGCGGGCCAGCGACTCGCCGGACGGTCGACCGTCGCGGATCGCCTCGGCCGCCTCGACGACCGGCGTCGGATCCATCCTCGCGCCGGGCTCGTCGGCCAGCGCGCCTATCCATCCGCGGAAAAGGGCCGCGGCCAGCTCGATCAGGTCCTGCAGCTCGGGGGTCGCGGCCCGCGACTCGGCCAGCCACAGGTTCATCGTCTGCTCCAGCGACCAGGCCGCCTCGCCGAGCTCGACCAGGCCGACCATGCGGCCCGAGCCCTTCAGCGTGTGGAAGCCGCGACGGATCGCGGTCATCGCGTCCGGGTCCGACGGCGCCTCGCGCGACATGCCGACCGCCTGCTCGATCGCGTCGAGCACCTCGGCGGCCTCGCCGAGGAAGATCTCGAGCAGTTCCGGGTCCGGCGATTCGGTCGCTTGCGGCTGCGGCGCCGCCGGCACGCCGGCCGCGTCGCCCGATGAAGTCGCTTCGACGATCGTCGCCCCGCCCGCGGCGTGCGCCATGTCGACGCGAGGGCCCGCGGCAGGCGCCTCGCCAGTGCCCGCCTCGGCCGCGGCCGACACCGCCGACGCCTTCGATGCCGCCGACACCCCCTGCCGCCTCGGGCCGGCGGCGTCGGAACTTCCATGGACAGAGGCCTCGATCCGCCCGGTATCGGGATCGAACACGACGCCGATGCCGGCACGTTCGGGCGCCAGCAGGCCGTCGACGAAGAATCCCAGCGCGCCCAGGCTCGCGGCCACGTCCTCGAAGCGCGCCGGATCGAGCACGGCGACCGTCTCCTCGAGCACGCGGGTGTCGGCCTCGTCGGCGGCCTCGCCCGTCGCCGGCAGCGCGGCGGCGGCGAAGCCCTCCACCTGCCCGGCCACCGCGTCAGCGGCATCGCCGGCTTGCGCATGACCGAGCAGCCTGAGCGCCCCGCCGACCTGGCGCAAGTGTCGCACCGCGCCGGGAAGGCCCTCGCGCTGCGCCGGATCGCGGAAGAAGGCGTCGAGCGATTGCTCGACCTGGTTCAGCGTCGCGCGCGTTTCGGCCACGAACGCCGACATCGTGACCCGCTCCTGGGCGGCCTGGCCCAGCGCGCGCATCCAGTCGGGCAGCGGCGGCAGTTCGCCGGCGGCCTTCGCGGCCACGCTCAGGCGCTCGCCGAGCTCGGCGGCATGCGACTCCAGGTCGGCCGTCCGGCCGGGGCCTCTTTCGAGGAACTGCTCGGCGAACAGCAGGCCGCTGGCGGCCTCGAGCGCGAGCGCCTCCTCGGCCTGCCGCTCCGGCGCGCAGGCAGCCCGCGCGCACTCCACCAGACCGGCTGCCATGCGCTGCAGGCCGGCCGACGGGAGCCTGCCCACCGCATCGGCGAAGGCCTCGGACGCCTCGAGCCGCGCGGCAGCGGCGCCCGCGCCGACGGCGTCCCAGCGCAGCCTGGCGGTCGCGAGCGCGGCGCGCGCCGCGTCGAGCGCAGCCGGGTCGGTGCCGCCGAAACGCCGGACCTCGTAGTCGGACGGTATCGCGCCGTCGAGGCGGAACGCCTCGCGGACCTCGGCCACCCGCTGCGAGCCGGCGCCGGCGCCCGCCAGCAGGAACAGGGTCTCGGCGAGCAGGCGCTCGCCGACCGGCAGCAGCTCGCTGACCGTCTGCCGGATCTGCAGGTTGATTCGCGCGAGCAAGCGCTTGGCCGCAACGTCCAGCGGCAGGCTGCCGCCGGCCCAGGCTTCGAAGCAGGCGAGCGCCGCCCGCCAGAACACCGCCTGCCTGGCGCCGCGCTCCGAGTGCAGGACCGTGTCGACCGCCGCGCGCATCGCGTCGAGGGCGGCGCGGTCGGCCGGATCGCGCATCAGCTTGAGCAGGCCGCGCTCGAAGTCCGCCCGGGCAGCGGCGAGCTGGCCGCCGTCGGTCACGCGGATCGGCGGCGGCTCCACGATCGGGCCGGCCGGCGCCGGCACCACGAACAGGTCGGAGGCCTGGATCCGGCTCTCGCCGCGCGCGGCCAGAAGGTCGCGGTAGTAGGGAAACAGGTAGAGCGGCTGGTGCGCATCGCCGGCGAGCAGGCCGTCCAGGTATTCCGCGACCGCGCCGCAGGCGCCGGCGAAGGCCTCGACCGCAGCCTCGTCGAGCGAGGCCGCGCCGCGCTCGATCGCATCGATGAAGCGCTCGGCCTCGGCGGTCAGCGCCGGAACGCCCGACAGGCCCACGATCGCCAGCGCGCCGTGCGCCTGGTGCACGCCGGTGCGCGCGGCGCGCAGCGCGCTCGCGTCGTCGGGGCCGGCGGCCAGCTGGCGCCGAAGCGAGTCGACCGAATTCTGCAGCGACTGCCGGATCTCGGCCGCGCACCAGGACAGCACCGAAAGGTCGGGCGCTGCGTCGAACTGCTGGACTTCGTCCATGGCCGCCCCCATCGTCAGCCGACCTTGAAGCGCGACACCGAGCTCTTCAGTTCCTGCGCGAGTTCGGAGAGCTGCCGGATCGAGCCGGCGGTGTGCAGCGTGCCCTCGCTGGTCTGCTCGGTCACGAGCAGGATGCGCTGGATCGACTGCGCGACGGTGCCGGCCGAAGCGGCCTGCTTGGAGGTGGTGTTCGAGAAGTCCTCGATCAGCTCGGCCAGGTGCCGGGACACGCGACCGATCTCGCCCAGCGCGCGGCCGGCCTCGTCGGACAGCCGCGTGCCCTCGACCACGCCCTGCGTGCTGCGCTCCATCGCCGCGACCGCGTCCTGCGTGTCGGTCTGGATCGTGCGGATCAGCGCCGCGATCTGCTTGGTCGCCTCGGCCGAACGCTCGGCCAGCCGCTGGACCTCCTCGGCGACGATCGTGAAACCGCGGCCCGCCTCGCCGGCCGACGCGGCCTGGATCGCCGCGTTCAACGCCAGCACGTTGGTCTGCTCGGTGATGTCCGAGATCAGCTCGACGATCTCGCCGACCTCCTGCGAAGACTCGCCGAGCCGCTTGATCCGCTTGGCAGTCTCCTGGATCTGGTCGCGAATCCCGTTCATGCCGCTGATCGCGTTGTCCACCGCCCGCGAACCGTCCTCGGAGGCCGCCAGCGAGTGCCGGGCCACCTGCACCGATTCGGCGGCCCGCGCCGACACCTCGTTGATCTGCTGCGCCATCCGCAGCACCGCCTCGCCGGTCTCGCGGATCTCGCGCGACTGCTGCTCGCTGGCCGCCTGCAGGCTGGACGCGGTCATCTGCGCCTTGGACGAGGCCTCGTTGACCATCTCGGCGGTCGCGTTGATCCGCGACACCAGGCTTCGCAGCTCCTCGACCGTGTAGTTGACCGAGTCGGCGATCGCGCCAGTGATGTCCTCGGACACGGTGGCCTGGATCGTCAGGTCGCCGTCGGCGACTTCCTGCAGCTCGTTCATCAGGCGCAGGATCGCCGACTGGTTCTGGTCGTTCGCGCGCTTGGCCTCCTGCTCGAGCCGCTCGGCGACCGCGCGCTGGCGCTCGGCTTCCTCGGCGCGCTGCTCGCTGTCGGACAGGAAGGCGCGGAACAACCCGAACAGCGCCAGCAGCGCGATGAAGCCCGAGCCCGCGGCGATCCACTTGTTCCACATGGCCAGCCCGCCGCCGCCGCGCAACGCATCGCGCAGCGACTCGAGCCTGCCGCGCACGGTTTCGCTGTCCGCGAAGATCCGTCGTTCGGCGGCGCGCGCCTGCTGCAGGCCCTGGATGCCGGTCATCACCGAAGCCAGCGAGGCTTCGGTCGCGGTGCTCGCCTGGCGCAGCCACTCGAGCGAACGCCTGGCCTCGCCGTCGCCGACCGGCGAGATCCGCATCCGGTCGCTGCCGTTGAGCAGCGCATCCGACAGTTGCCGCAACGACGCGACCGCCTGGCGCAGGCCGTCGACGTCGACGACGTCGGCAATGCCGAGCGTGCCGGCGTCGCGGGCGATCCGCTGCGACAGGGCCACGAGCTCGCCGGCCGCGGCCACCTCGCGCGACGACGCGCCCGCCTGCAGCCGCTGCGTCGCCACGACCTGCGTGGCGGCCAGCAACTGGGGATTGGTCTTCGCGACCTGCTGGCGGAACTCGGCCAGGGCCACCAGCAGCGACTGCTGCGCGAGCAGCGCCCCTGCCGCGGCGTCGCTCGGGCGCCAGGCCTCGAGCAGCGCGACCGCGCTGGGCGCGCCGACGCCGGCCGGTGCCGCCACGCCGGCATCGACCAGTTGCCTGAGCGAGCGGTCGACGACCTGGCGGCTCTCGGCGAGCTGCCGAAACGCGTCGACGTTGCCGGCGATCGCATTGGGCGCGGCCTTGGCCAGGCGCTGCGAGTGGGTCAACGCGTCGCCGAGCAGTTGCGTGGAGCGCGCGGTCTCGGCGGTCTGGCGCGCGTCGAGCCACAGAAAGGCCACGCCGAGCAGCGCGGACAGCACCAGCACAGGCAGCCACACCTGCAGCTGCTTCTGGATCGGCAGGTGGCCGACCAGGGGGATCGTGAAGCGCTTGCGGCGACGCGCCGACGACCCGGCGAAGGCCTCGGCGGCGGCGGCGTCCCGCGCTTCGTCGACGGTCGGCCCGCCGTCGTCGTCGGGCAGCAGCGTCTCGATCAGCGCGGTGTCCGGCGCGGCGTCCGCCGGCGCGTGCGCCTTCGGGGTCGCGAAACCGGGCAGCTTCAGGGACATCTTCATCATGATCTTCTTGGTCCTCGCGTCAGCGGGCAACCGTCATGAAACGGTCGTCGACGGCGAGCCTCGCGAGGCTCAGTTCGGTCCACAGGCGCCCTTCCGCATCGAGCCAGTCGGCGCCCAGCCAGCCCGGGCGCGCCTCGGTGGCTGCCTCGGCGGATGCTTCGGCCGGCGTCATCGCCTCCACGTTCTGCAGCCCGAGCATCCGGGAGACGACGATCGCCGCGTTCAGGCCCAGCCGCGGCGCGAACGCGATCAGCCGCGCGTCGCGGCCGGCCGGCGCGAAGGAATCGCCGACGAAGCGCCCCAGGTCCGAAACCGCGTACAGCGATCCCCGGAGATTGACCAGGCCGCGGAACCAGTCGCGCGTGAGCGGCACCGCGGCGATCGTGGCCGGCACCGGCACGACTTCGCCGGCCTCGGACAGCTCGACCAGCAGCCGGCGCGCACCCACCTGCACGCCGAGCCGCGCGGTGGGCGCGGCGCCCGACGCCGCCTGGCGCAGGCGCTCGGACAGTCGCGCCTGGAACTCGCGCAGGTTCTTCTTGCGGTCGGTGCTGGTCTGCGCTTCCACGGCTTCTCCGGTTCGGCGGCGCTCAGGCGTGCGCGAGCTGCGCGACCCGCTGCAGCAGCTCTTCCGGACGCACCGGCTTGGTCAGGTAATCGCTGGCGCCCTGGCGCAGGCCCCAGATCCGGTCGGTCTCGGCGCTCTTGCTCGAGCACAGGATGATCGGGATGTCCTTCGTGGACGGATCGCGCGACAGCGCCCTGGCGATCTGGAAGCCGCTCTGCCCGGGCATCACCACGTCGAGCACGACCAGAAGCGGACGCTCGAGCTGCACCTTCTTCAGGGCCTCCTCGCCGTTCGAGGCGGTGGCCACCTGGTAACCGTTCCTGAGCAGCAGGTCGGTCAGGAACCAGCGCTCGGTCGGGGAATCGTCGACGACCAGGATCTTCATGGACGGGGGACTGCGATCACGATTCAGACGATCGGGGCGAAGGAGAACGAGGCTTCCTGGGCACCGCTCTCGGCGTGCGCCGTCGCGCCTGTCGCGTGCCGGTTCAGGTGCTCCCCTACCGTGCGGATCAGCCCGTCCTTCGTGAAGGGCTTGGTCAGGTACTGGTCCGAGCCCACCATCCGGCCGCGGGCGCGGTCGAACAGGCCGTCCTTGCTCGAGAGCATGATGACCGGGATGTCGCGATAGCGGACGCTCTTCTTGATCAGCGCGCAGGTCTGGTAGCCGTCGAGCCGCGGCATCAGGATGTCGCAGAAGATCAGGTGCGGCTCGTGGTCGGCGACCTTGGCCAGCGCGTCGAAACCGTCCTCGGCGAGCAGCACCTCGCAGCCCGCCTGCTTCAGGAAGATCTCGGCGCTGCGGCGGATCGTATTGCTGTCGTCGATCACCAGGACGCGCAGGCCCGACAGTCCGGCTTGGCTCATGTCATATCTCCACCATCTCGAAGTCCTCCTTGCGGGCGCCGCATTCGGGACAGGTCCAGTTGATCGGAATGTCTTCCCAGCGCGTGCCGGGAGGGATGCCCTCGTCCGGCAGGCCTTCTTCCTCGTTGTAGATCCAGCCGCAGATCAGGCACATCCAACTACGAAAACCCGCGTTCGCTGCGTCGCTCATCCTCGTTTTCCCTGGCTGAAGGTTCGAATCGGGACCCGCGGAGCGAGGATCCAACGCCGCGGTTCAGACCGCGATCCGCCCTCGCCCGCGCGGGCCTCTTCCCTGTGAGCC
It encodes:
- a CDS encoding Hpt domain-containing protein, coding for MDEVQQFDAAPDLSVLSWCAAEIRQSLQNSVDSLRRQLAAGPDDASALRAARTGVHQAHGALAIVGLSGVPALTAEAERFIDAIERGAASLDEAAVEAFAGACGAVAEYLDGLLAGDAHQPLYLFPYYRDLLAARGESRIQASDLFVVPAPAGPIVEPPPIRVTDGGQLAAARADFERGLLKLMRDPADRAALDAMRAAVDTVLHSERGARQAVFWRAALACFEAWAGGSLPLDVAAKRLLARINLQIRQTVSELLPVGERLLAETLFLLAGAGAGSQRVAEVREAFRLDGAIPSDYEVRRFGGTDPAALDAARAALATARLRWDAVGAGAAAARLEASEAFADAVGRLPSAGLQRMAAGLVECARAACAPERQAEEALALEAASGLLFAEQFLERGPGRTADLESHAAELGERLSVAAKAAGELPPLPDWMRALGQAAQERVTMSAFVAETRATLNQVEQSLDAFFRDPAQREGLPGAVRHLRQVGGALRLLGHAQAGDAADAVAGQVEGFAAAALPATGEAADEADTRVLEETVAVLDPARFEDVAASLGALGFFVDGLLAPERAGIGVVFDPDTGRIEASVHGSSDAAGPRRQGVSAASKASAVSAAAEAGTGEAPAAGPRVDMAHAAGGATIVEATSSGDAAGVPAAPQPQATESPDPELLEIFLGEAAEVLDAIEQAVGMSREAPSDPDAMTAIRRGFHTLKGSGRMVGLVELGEAAWSLEQTMNLWLAESRAATPELQDLIELAAALFRGWIGALADEPGARMDPTPVVEAAEAIRDGRPSGESLARLVAAGTGLAIAAADESNAPDAATDRPELGLDETVEIEAAIAVLPDEGEGGSQDASDFVEVLDIGEPIDVRDADEVVEEPEIVEVVEVPETVEVVEVPEAVDAVEVVEAADFVAIEEGDATAASATPDLQAESVAPVEVPAESAAPSEAADEVRIGALVLSRALYEIFLNEADSLIATLLADADAWAAMPARAATDEAQRAVHSLKGSAAVVSLRPVQAMADRLEAFLLAQRASGRAVGPEDIADYAQAIEAMQAMLRRFAAGAMPGDEPAALALAHQLAARWESSRGAQRRSGTAESGELDADLLPLFIEEATDILPQIGENLRRWQAQPADRALQQLLMRQLHTVKGSARMAGAMVLGQRVHEMETRVEAASGLTVVPTALIDELVAEHDEVVGMFEAIRERGVAAPPAAAPASSAGEDLPAPATGEGAQRDDLATGSRLPEAAPFSEAEPPAALASPAAVPAQAAQAGAQAPASGLVRVRADLLDRLVNESGEVSIARSRLDNELSQLRQSLQDLTENVGRLRGQLREIEIQAESQIQARNAQRRDRDSEFDPLEFDRFTRFQELTRMLAESVNDVATVQQNAMRSLDGATQDMHRQAQVLRELQQNLMRMRMVQFGSISDRLYRVVRQAAKELGKRVSMDLRGASVEIDRGVLERMAAPIEHLLRNAVAHGIEKPAARVASGKAEAGEIRLEVRQEGNEVVLVFADDGGGLDTARIVAKARASGLLAEGRDVSDAEARELIFLPGFSTAGSVDEISGRGVGLDVVRTEVASLGGRIDIESAPGAGTRFVVHLPLTLAIAQVVLVTVGPLKYAIPSSSVEQVLQLRPQVLADAYDSGSIDWQGARVPMHYLGTLVDARDLQPVAQHQSPVVVIRSGNQRLALHVDTVSPTQEVVVKNVGPQVARVRGIGGATVLGNGEIVLILNAVRLAQAVLGDAWLDRGASGGTSASLAEVPPTVMVVDDSLTVRKVTQRLLVREGYDVMLAKDGVDALRQLQDRRPDVMLVDIEMPRMDGFDLTRNLRGDERYRDIPIVMITSRTADKHRNYAMSLGVDVYLGKPYRDDELLGHVAAFTRGRAARAG